The Bombus vancouverensis nearcticus chromosome 9, iyBomVanc1_principal, whole genome shotgun sequence genome includes a window with the following:
- the Cep164 gene encoding centrosomal protein 164 isoform X2 translates to MSISQQSAATIVCKEIFDGTSHPSDKEVLEYARSLGIDPETEPHLLNLAREGLMAALPKGWLPCFHEASGAWYYYQASTGITTWQHPLDAVYKEMVEQARAGNAKPDNTRQISVEEDSKTTAKDFESHEEATLPKESSPSKESVKQSIKTIPPPTRIPTKLTPLKKLDKIDGARKKDAMGQDKQLYKREDSKIDNPLATNRAARDYTNLKFQDPRFYECPKLLETIASTATTNTTAVSTPKQEIDLKEVLKRSESLSPRHEKDWEQLSSRFSSEGNIIDIDKLSITTLARSEKSEKFDKEKHPSQFGQQKELTLSGGGTMFLKSNRSRDTTPSHEDAKLDDFRTMLIPDESSNVGGDKLKSILREKQSENDDRPVDEERKSVRFDIEKELDIRFTYSRSEDHSESESEEQEAQMLAMFSNRDTDWIPSSQKTNCQRFNEETKGDSEDKIRKSIRKSSSLEKIKGSKKDGKVVGKRFVVRNVSENEHRKRFIPQNVSDKEHRMQMTRDSLSGESLSRESSLDYTYTNKFNKIKNRNIDLVSKSETTDYSDSEARRKYKSKVDFSRNEQTDDDDTSDFPKLYRDAGGKQEQDKNLEETKIRLSQEHEKDIEALQKEYKDKLEQTKKELEENFMAQKKQLEKNMTDKLEESRRKMVEKEEREIQKLIAEMDEAKLENLRKVKAELEICYEKERQEILANLKTELDERKGELLELRNQEIGKLENEHERDLDEEKLAKLNEIKLTKQHSERIKALQTELDKKFDELRSQIREQQRENISKITEEHEQHLVKIVRDFRINEDRTRKMYKQHLEEIRADFSREVEKEAREQTGRAIPQESIEFEKMRCEKRLLQDKYMALREKYMKLKKEVRAAIDKRNRRKEGYTTASETERSTSTRTRTDGTESSEQNTPLRNTHSSSATTNTKAHETQTTMNEQSEELHDPNEPNVQKANSGFQKSTATSNAKNVRFQPDDTSIASETNANTTITKKNIIKKVTSTVKPTATTGNNNNNNNNNLENPVENIRKQLEKLEDLGDQLPSNETAYTLRYPFQDKAPANGSSELEFFRHRIHVERDSVKRAREALRHQENVFQGRQRAWKQRSVRATLEQLVQEERELSDMEVNLHRTKSLLGEKVIQLRHLEQSLERLVNAKTNENDATTTKNEELTLSDISSVSSVISSTDLGTDTFIDKPDHYQESTEIIASLENLNSEIREIWGVLNKRQVTNIPPPPTLMYSYLRWLRFHHLTAESNNIQGTFGTPNIQSNILSQLTVTQPPTPNTQNIIAQYGPNSGFTTSVCTVEKNSSNLMERTWNLRDWLRQTCVESTDQPSG, encoded by the exons AAGAGGACTCGAAAACAACAGCGAAGGATTTCGAGTCTCACGAGGAAGCAACTCTGCCCAAGGAATCCTCTCCGTCGAAGGAATCTGTAAAACAATCTATCAAAACCATTCCCCCACCTACCAGGATCCCTACGAAGTTGACACCTCTGAAAAAATTGGATAAAATTGATGGTGCAAGGAAGAAGGATGCTATGGGCCAAGACAAACAGCTGTATAAACGAGAAGACTCGAAAATAGATAATCCTCTGGCAACTAACAGAGCCGCCAGGGATTACACCAACCTCAAATTTCAAGATCCAAGGTTCTACGAGTGCCCTAAGCTTCTAGAAACAATCGCATCAACCGCAACCACCAATACGACCGCAGTTAGTACTCCAAAGCAAGAGATAGATTTAAAAGAAGTGCTAAAGAGATCGGAATCTCTCAGTCCGAGGCACGAAAAAGATTGGGAACAGTTGTCCAGCAGATTTAGTTCCGAAGGGAACATTATAGATATCGATAAACTCAGCATCACCACGTTAGCCAGATCAGAGAAGTCTGAAAAGTTTGATAAGGAGAAGCACCCGAGTCAGTTTGGTCAACAAAAGGAACTCACTCTAAGTGGCGGAGGGACCATGTTTCTGAAGAGCAACAGAAGCAGGGACACTACACCTAGTCACGAAGACGCTAAACTCGATGATTTCAGGACCATGCTGATCCCGGACGAGAGCAGCAACGTCGGTGGAGACAAGTTGAAATCGATTCTCAGAGAAAAACAATCCGAGAATG ACGACAGACCAGTGGACGAAGAGCGGAAAAGCGTACGTTTCGACATAGAAAAGGAATTGGACATCAGGTTCACCTATTCCAGATCCGAAGACCATTCGGAATCCGAGTCTGAGGAGCAGGAGGCTCAGATGCTCGCGATGTTTTCTAATCGAGATACCGATTGGATTCCTTCGTCGCAAAAAACAAATTGCCAAAGATTCAACGAGGAAACCAAAGGGGATTCCGAAGACAAAATCAGGAAGAGTATCAGGAAGAGTTCGTCGTTAGAGAAAATCAAAGGATCGAAGAAAGATGGGAAAGTCGTGGGCAAGAGGTTCGTCGTTCGGAACGTTTCCGAGAACGAGCATCGCAAAAGATTTATTCCGCAGAACGTTTCTGACAAGGAGCACCGTATGCAGATGACAAGGGATAGTTTATCTGGAGAAAGTTTGTCGAGGGAGAGCAGCCTGGACTACACGTACAccaataaatttaacaaaatcaaAAACAGAAACATCGATCTGGTCTCGAAAAGCGAGACCACCGATTACAGCGACTCCGAAGCGCGTCGAAAGTACAAATCAAAAGTAGATTTCTCGCGAAACGAGCAGACCGATGACGATGATACCTCGGACTTTCCTAAGCTTTATCGTGATGCTGGCGGAAAACAGGAGCAGGACAAGAATCTGGAGGAAACGAAAATAAGATTGAGTCAAGAACACGAaaaggacatcgaagccttGCAAAAAGAGTACAAAGATAAATTAGAGCAAACGAAGAAAGAGTTGGAGGAAAATTTCATGGCGCAGAAAAAGCAGCTGGAGAAAAACATGACCGACAAGCTAGAAGAATCGAGGCGGAAGATGGTTGAAAag GAGGAGCGGGAGATTCAAAAATTAATTGCCGAAATGGACGAGGCTAAACTGGAGAACTTGAGGAAGGTAAAGGCCGAATTGGAAATCTGCTACGAAAAGGAGAGACAGGAAATTTTGGCGAATCTGAAGACGGAACTCGACGAGAGAAAGGGTGAGCTGCTGGAACTACGGAACCAAGAAATAGGAAAGTTGGAGAACGAACACGAACGTGATCTAGACGAAGAGAAACTCGCGAAACTTAACGAGATCAAACTGACTAAACAACATTCTGAAAGAATTAAAGCTTTGCAGACAGAATTGGACAAGAAGTTTGACGAATTACGCTCTCAGATACGGGAGCAGCAAAGGGAGAATATTTCGAAAATCACGGAGGAGCACGAGCAACATCTGGTTAAAATTGTACGCGATTTTAGAATCAAC GAGGATCGCACTCGCAAGATGTATAAGCAACATTTGGAGGAGATTCGTGCCGATTTTTCACGCGAAGTAGAAAAAGAAGCGAGGGAACAGACAGGAAGAGCTATTCCCCAAGAGAGCATCGAATTCGAGAAAATGCGTTGCGAAAAGCGACTGCTGCAAGACAAATATATGGCGTTGAGggagaaatatatgaaattaaagaaGGAGGTTCGTGCGGCTATCGACAAGAGGAACAGAAGGAAGGAGGGATACACCACGGCTTCGGAAACCGAAAGGTCAACGTCAACGAGAACGAGAACCGACGGAACCGAGTCATCGGAACAAAA TACTCCACTACGAAACACGCACTCGAGCTCGGCGACGACGAACACTAAAGCGCACGAGACTCAGACGACCATGAACGAGCAGTCGGAAGAATTACACGATCCGAACGAACCGAACGTTCAGAAGGCGAACTCGGGGTTTCAGAAGAGCACAGCTACGTCGAACGCGAAGAACGTGAGATTCCAACCTGACGACACTAGCATCGCCAGCGAGACGAACGCGAACACGACCATCACGAAGAAGAACATCATCAAGAAAGTAACCAGCACCGTGAAACCTACCGCTACCACCGGaaacaacaataataacaataataataacctCGAGAACCCGGTCGAGAACATTAGGAAACAATTGGAAAAGCTCGAGGATCTCGGTGATCAATTGCCAAGCAACGAAACGGCCTATACATTGCGTTATCCTTTCCAAGACAAAG CGCCGGCGAATGGCTCTTCGGAGCTGGAGTTCTTTCGACACCGAATTCACGTCGAAAGGGATTCAGTGAAGAGGGCACGGGAGGCGCTTCGACACCAGGAGAACGTATTCCAGGGACGGCAGAGGGCTTGGAAACAACGTAGCGTCCGAGCAACCCTCGAGCAATTAGTTCAG GAGGAACGCGAACTCTCGGACATGGAAGTGAACTTGCATCGAACTAAGAGCCTTCTGGGTGAGAAAGTGATCCAATTAAGGCACTTGGAGCAATCTCTGGAGAGATTGGTTAATGCTAAAACCAACGAAAATGACGCGACTACGACGAAAAACGAAGAACTGACGTTGAGCGATATATCTAGCGTGAGCAGTGTTATCAGTTCAACTGATTTGGGAACGGACACGTTTATAG ACAAACCGGATCACTACCAGGAGTCGACGGAAATCATCGCAAGCCTGGAAAACCTAAACTCGGAAATACGTGAGATCTGGGGCGTGCTGAATAAACGCCAGGTTACTAATATACCACCGCCGCCGACTTTGATGTATTCTTATTTGCGATGGCTACGTTTCCACCACCTTACAGCCGAATCGAACAATATACAAG GAACATTCGGTACGCCGAATATTCAGTCAAACATCTTGTCTCAGTTAACTGTAACGCAACCACCGACACCCAACACGCAAAACATCATCGCCCAATATGGTCCTAATAGCGGTTTTACTACCAGCGTTTGTACCGTTGAGAAGAACTCTTCGAACCTGATGGAGAGAACGTGGAATCTACGGGATTGGCTGCGACAAACTTGCGTCGAGAGCACAGATCAGCCCAG TGGATGA
- the Cep164 gene encoding centrosomal protein 164 isoform X1: MSISQQSAATIVCKEIFDGTSHPSDKEVLEYARSLGIDPETEPHLLNLAREGLMAALPKGWLPCFHEASGAWYYYQASTGITTWQHPLDAVYKEMVEQARAGNAKPDNTRQISVEEDSKTTAKDFESHEEATLPKESSPSKESVKQSIKTIPPPTRIPTKLTPLKKLDKIDGARKKDAMGQDKQLYKREDSKIDNPLATNRAARDYTNLKFQDPRFYECPKLLETIASTATTNTTAVSTPKQEIDLKEVLKRSESLSPRHEKDWEQLSSRFSSEGNIIDIDKLSITTLARSEKSEKFDKEKHPSQFGQQKELTLSGGGTMFLKSNRSRDTTPSHEDAKLDDFRTMLIPDESSNVGGDKLKSILREKQSENDDRPVDEERKSVRFDIEKELDIRFTYSRSEDHSESESEEQEAQMLAMFSNRDTDWIPSSQKTNCQRFNEETKGDSEDKIRKSIRKSSSLEKIKGSKKDGKVVGKRFVVRNVSENEHRKRFIPQNVSDKEHRMQMTRDSLSGESLSRESSLDYTYTNKFNKIKNRNIDLVSKSETTDYSDSEARRKYKSKVDFSRNEQTDDDDTSDFPKLYRDAGGKQEQDKNLEETKIRLSQEHEKDIEALQKEYKDKLEQTKKELEENFMAQKKQLEKNMTDKLEESRRKMVEKEEREIQKLIAEMDEAKLENLRKVKAELEICYEKERQEILANLKTELDERKGELLELRNQEIGKLENEHERDLDEEKLAKLNEIKLTKQHSERIKALQTELDKKFDELRSQIREQQRENISKITEEHEQHLVKIVRDFRINEDRTRKMYKQHLEEIRADFSREVEKEAREQTGRAIPQESIEFEKMRCEKRLLQDKYMALREKYMKLKKEVRAAIDKRNRRKEGYTTASETERSTSTRTRTDGTESSEQNTPLRNTHSSSATTNTKAHETQTTMNEQSEELHDPNEPNVQKANSGFQKSTATSNAKNVRFQPDDTSIASETNANTTITKKNIIKKVTSTVKPTATTGNNNNNNNNNLENPVENIRKQLEKLEDLGDQLPSNETAYTLRYPFQDKAPANGSSELEFFRHRIHVERDSVKRAREALRHQENVFQGRQRAWKQRSVRATLEQLVQEERELSDMEVNLHRTKSLLGEKVIQLRHLEQSLERLVNAKTNENDATTTKNEELTLSDISSVSSVISSTDLGTDTFIDKPDHYQESTEIIASLENLNSEIREIWGVLNKRQVTNIPPPPTLMYSYLRWLRFHHLTAESNNIQGTFGTPNIQSNILSQLTVTQPPTPNTQNIIAQYGPNSGFTTSVCTVEKNSSNLMERTWNLRDWLRQTCVESTDQPRSNDTLKNNPQSIEKFGSKRHTLGDSSTRFVDVDSMYLHVFLNQFKKTCFR, translated from the exons AAGAGGACTCGAAAACAACAGCGAAGGATTTCGAGTCTCACGAGGAAGCAACTCTGCCCAAGGAATCCTCTCCGTCGAAGGAATCTGTAAAACAATCTATCAAAACCATTCCCCCACCTACCAGGATCCCTACGAAGTTGACACCTCTGAAAAAATTGGATAAAATTGATGGTGCAAGGAAGAAGGATGCTATGGGCCAAGACAAACAGCTGTATAAACGAGAAGACTCGAAAATAGATAATCCTCTGGCAACTAACAGAGCCGCCAGGGATTACACCAACCTCAAATTTCAAGATCCAAGGTTCTACGAGTGCCCTAAGCTTCTAGAAACAATCGCATCAACCGCAACCACCAATACGACCGCAGTTAGTACTCCAAAGCAAGAGATAGATTTAAAAGAAGTGCTAAAGAGATCGGAATCTCTCAGTCCGAGGCACGAAAAAGATTGGGAACAGTTGTCCAGCAGATTTAGTTCCGAAGGGAACATTATAGATATCGATAAACTCAGCATCACCACGTTAGCCAGATCAGAGAAGTCTGAAAAGTTTGATAAGGAGAAGCACCCGAGTCAGTTTGGTCAACAAAAGGAACTCACTCTAAGTGGCGGAGGGACCATGTTTCTGAAGAGCAACAGAAGCAGGGACACTACACCTAGTCACGAAGACGCTAAACTCGATGATTTCAGGACCATGCTGATCCCGGACGAGAGCAGCAACGTCGGTGGAGACAAGTTGAAATCGATTCTCAGAGAAAAACAATCCGAGAATG ACGACAGACCAGTGGACGAAGAGCGGAAAAGCGTACGTTTCGACATAGAAAAGGAATTGGACATCAGGTTCACCTATTCCAGATCCGAAGACCATTCGGAATCCGAGTCTGAGGAGCAGGAGGCTCAGATGCTCGCGATGTTTTCTAATCGAGATACCGATTGGATTCCTTCGTCGCAAAAAACAAATTGCCAAAGATTCAACGAGGAAACCAAAGGGGATTCCGAAGACAAAATCAGGAAGAGTATCAGGAAGAGTTCGTCGTTAGAGAAAATCAAAGGATCGAAGAAAGATGGGAAAGTCGTGGGCAAGAGGTTCGTCGTTCGGAACGTTTCCGAGAACGAGCATCGCAAAAGATTTATTCCGCAGAACGTTTCTGACAAGGAGCACCGTATGCAGATGACAAGGGATAGTTTATCTGGAGAAAGTTTGTCGAGGGAGAGCAGCCTGGACTACACGTACAccaataaatttaacaaaatcaaAAACAGAAACATCGATCTGGTCTCGAAAAGCGAGACCACCGATTACAGCGACTCCGAAGCGCGTCGAAAGTACAAATCAAAAGTAGATTTCTCGCGAAACGAGCAGACCGATGACGATGATACCTCGGACTTTCCTAAGCTTTATCGTGATGCTGGCGGAAAACAGGAGCAGGACAAGAATCTGGAGGAAACGAAAATAAGATTGAGTCAAGAACACGAaaaggacatcgaagccttGCAAAAAGAGTACAAAGATAAATTAGAGCAAACGAAGAAAGAGTTGGAGGAAAATTTCATGGCGCAGAAAAAGCAGCTGGAGAAAAACATGACCGACAAGCTAGAAGAATCGAGGCGGAAGATGGTTGAAAag GAGGAGCGGGAGATTCAAAAATTAATTGCCGAAATGGACGAGGCTAAACTGGAGAACTTGAGGAAGGTAAAGGCCGAATTGGAAATCTGCTACGAAAAGGAGAGACAGGAAATTTTGGCGAATCTGAAGACGGAACTCGACGAGAGAAAGGGTGAGCTGCTGGAACTACGGAACCAAGAAATAGGAAAGTTGGAGAACGAACACGAACGTGATCTAGACGAAGAGAAACTCGCGAAACTTAACGAGATCAAACTGACTAAACAACATTCTGAAAGAATTAAAGCTTTGCAGACAGAATTGGACAAGAAGTTTGACGAATTACGCTCTCAGATACGGGAGCAGCAAAGGGAGAATATTTCGAAAATCACGGAGGAGCACGAGCAACATCTGGTTAAAATTGTACGCGATTTTAGAATCAAC GAGGATCGCACTCGCAAGATGTATAAGCAACATTTGGAGGAGATTCGTGCCGATTTTTCACGCGAAGTAGAAAAAGAAGCGAGGGAACAGACAGGAAGAGCTATTCCCCAAGAGAGCATCGAATTCGAGAAAATGCGTTGCGAAAAGCGACTGCTGCAAGACAAATATATGGCGTTGAGggagaaatatatgaaattaaagaaGGAGGTTCGTGCGGCTATCGACAAGAGGAACAGAAGGAAGGAGGGATACACCACGGCTTCGGAAACCGAAAGGTCAACGTCAACGAGAACGAGAACCGACGGAACCGAGTCATCGGAACAAAA TACTCCACTACGAAACACGCACTCGAGCTCGGCGACGACGAACACTAAAGCGCACGAGACTCAGACGACCATGAACGAGCAGTCGGAAGAATTACACGATCCGAACGAACCGAACGTTCAGAAGGCGAACTCGGGGTTTCAGAAGAGCACAGCTACGTCGAACGCGAAGAACGTGAGATTCCAACCTGACGACACTAGCATCGCCAGCGAGACGAACGCGAACACGACCATCACGAAGAAGAACATCATCAAGAAAGTAACCAGCACCGTGAAACCTACCGCTACCACCGGaaacaacaataataacaataataataacctCGAGAACCCGGTCGAGAACATTAGGAAACAATTGGAAAAGCTCGAGGATCTCGGTGATCAATTGCCAAGCAACGAAACGGCCTATACATTGCGTTATCCTTTCCAAGACAAAG CGCCGGCGAATGGCTCTTCGGAGCTGGAGTTCTTTCGACACCGAATTCACGTCGAAAGGGATTCAGTGAAGAGGGCACGGGAGGCGCTTCGACACCAGGAGAACGTATTCCAGGGACGGCAGAGGGCTTGGAAACAACGTAGCGTCCGAGCAACCCTCGAGCAATTAGTTCAG GAGGAACGCGAACTCTCGGACATGGAAGTGAACTTGCATCGAACTAAGAGCCTTCTGGGTGAGAAAGTGATCCAATTAAGGCACTTGGAGCAATCTCTGGAGAGATTGGTTAATGCTAAAACCAACGAAAATGACGCGACTACGACGAAAAACGAAGAACTGACGTTGAGCGATATATCTAGCGTGAGCAGTGTTATCAGTTCAACTGATTTGGGAACGGACACGTTTATAG ACAAACCGGATCACTACCAGGAGTCGACGGAAATCATCGCAAGCCTGGAAAACCTAAACTCGGAAATACGTGAGATCTGGGGCGTGCTGAATAAACGCCAGGTTACTAATATACCACCGCCGCCGACTTTGATGTATTCTTATTTGCGATGGCTACGTTTCCACCACCTTACAGCCGAATCGAACAATATACAAG GAACATTCGGTACGCCGAATATTCAGTCAAACATCTTGTCTCAGTTAACTGTAACGCAACCACCGACACCCAACACGCAAAACATCATCGCCCAATATGGTCCTAATAGCGGTTTTACTACCAGCGTTTGTACCGTTGAGAAGAACTCTTCGAACCTGATGGAGAGAACGTGGAATCTACGGGATTGGCTGCGACAAACTTGCGTCGAGAGCACAGATCAGCCCAGGTCGAACGACACTCTAAAAAACAATCCACAGTCCATCGAAAAGTTTGGTTCCAAACGACATACGCTAGGGGATTCGAGTACCCGTTTCGTTGATGTAGATTCTATGTACTTACACGTGTTTCTAAACCAATTCAAGAAAACGTGTTTTCGTTAG
- the Cep164 gene encoding centrosomal protein 164 isoform X3 produces the protein MSISQQSAATIVCKEIFDGTSHPSDKEVLEYARSLGIDPETEPHLLNLAREGLMAALPKGWLPCFHEASGAWYYYQASTGITTWQHPLDAVYKEMVEQARAGNAKPDNTRQISVEEDSKTTAKDFESHEEATLPKESSPSKESVKQSIKTIPPPTRIPTKLTPLKKLDKIDGARKKDAMGQDKQLYKREDSKIDNPLATNRAARDYTNLKFQDPRFYECPKLLETIASTATTNTTAVSTPKQEIDLKEVLKRSESLSPRHEKDWEQLSSRFSSEGNIIDIDKLSITTLARSEKSEKFDKEKHPSQFGQQKELTLSGGGTMFLKSNRSRDTTPSHEDAKLDDFRTMLIPDESSNVGGDKLKSILREKQSENDDRPVDEERKSVRFDIEKELDIRFTYSRSEDHSESESEEQEAQMLAMFSNRDTDWIPSSQKTNCQRFNEETKGDSEDKIRKSIRKSSSLEKIKGSKKDGKVVGKRFVVRNVSENEHRKRFIPQNVSDKEHRMQMTRDSLSGESLSRESSLDYTYTNKFNKIKNRNIDLVSKSETTDYSDSEARRKYKSKVDFSRNEQTDDDDTSDFPKLYRDAGGKQEQDKNLEETKIRLSQEHEKDIEALQKEYKDKLEQTKKELEENFMAQKKQLEKNMTDKLEESRRKMVEKEEREIQKLIAEMDEAKLENLRKVKAELEICYEKERQEILANLKTELDERKGELLELRNQEIGKLENEHERDLDEEKLAKLNEIKLTKQHSERIKALQTELDKKFDELRSQIREQQRENISKITEEHEQHLVKIVRDFRINEDRTRKMYKQHLEEIRADFSREVEKEAREQTGRAIPQESIEFEKMRCEKRLLQDKYMALREKYMKLKKEVRAAIDKRNRRKEGYTTASETERSTSTRTRTDGTESSEQNTPLRNTHSSSATTNTKAHETQTTMNEQSEELHDPNEPNVQKANSGFQKSTATSNAKNVRFQPDDTSIASETNANTTITKKNIIKKVTSTVKPTATTGNNNNNNNNNLENPVENIRKQLEKLEDLGDQLPSNETAYTLRYPFQDKAPANGSSELEFFRHRIHVERDSVKRAREALRHQENVFQGRQRAWKQRSVRATLEQLVQEERELSDMEVNLHRTKSLLGEKVIQLRHLEQSLERLVNAKTNENDATTTKNEELTLSDISSVSSVISSTDLGTDTFIEFVFDLVVLILRTQTNRITTRSRRKSSQAWKT, from the exons AAGAGGACTCGAAAACAACAGCGAAGGATTTCGAGTCTCACGAGGAAGCAACTCTGCCCAAGGAATCCTCTCCGTCGAAGGAATCTGTAAAACAATCTATCAAAACCATTCCCCCACCTACCAGGATCCCTACGAAGTTGACACCTCTGAAAAAATTGGATAAAATTGATGGTGCAAGGAAGAAGGATGCTATGGGCCAAGACAAACAGCTGTATAAACGAGAAGACTCGAAAATAGATAATCCTCTGGCAACTAACAGAGCCGCCAGGGATTACACCAACCTCAAATTTCAAGATCCAAGGTTCTACGAGTGCCCTAAGCTTCTAGAAACAATCGCATCAACCGCAACCACCAATACGACCGCAGTTAGTACTCCAAAGCAAGAGATAGATTTAAAAGAAGTGCTAAAGAGATCGGAATCTCTCAGTCCGAGGCACGAAAAAGATTGGGAACAGTTGTCCAGCAGATTTAGTTCCGAAGGGAACATTATAGATATCGATAAACTCAGCATCACCACGTTAGCCAGATCAGAGAAGTCTGAAAAGTTTGATAAGGAGAAGCACCCGAGTCAGTTTGGTCAACAAAAGGAACTCACTCTAAGTGGCGGAGGGACCATGTTTCTGAAGAGCAACAGAAGCAGGGACACTACACCTAGTCACGAAGACGCTAAACTCGATGATTTCAGGACCATGCTGATCCCGGACGAGAGCAGCAACGTCGGTGGAGACAAGTTGAAATCGATTCTCAGAGAAAAACAATCCGAGAATG ACGACAGACCAGTGGACGAAGAGCGGAAAAGCGTACGTTTCGACATAGAAAAGGAATTGGACATCAGGTTCACCTATTCCAGATCCGAAGACCATTCGGAATCCGAGTCTGAGGAGCAGGAGGCTCAGATGCTCGCGATGTTTTCTAATCGAGATACCGATTGGATTCCTTCGTCGCAAAAAACAAATTGCCAAAGATTCAACGAGGAAACCAAAGGGGATTCCGAAGACAAAATCAGGAAGAGTATCAGGAAGAGTTCGTCGTTAGAGAAAATCAAAGGATCGAAGAAAGATGGGAAAGTCGTGGGCAAGAGGTTCGTCGTTCGGAACGTTTCCGAGAACGAGCATCGCAAAAGATTTATTCCGCAGAACGTTTCTGACAAGGAGCACCGTATGCAGATGACAAGGGATAGTTTATCTGGAGAAAGTTTGTCGAGGGAGAGCAGCCTGGACTACACGTACAccaataaatttaacaaaatcaaAAACAGAAACATCGATCTGGTCTCGAAAAGCGAGACCACCGATTACAGCGACTCCGAAGCGCGTCGAAAGTACAAATCAAAAGTAGATTTCTCGCGAAACGAGCAGACCGATGACGATGATACCTCGGACTTTCCTAAGCTTTATCGTGATGCTGGCGGAAAACAGGAGCAGGACAAGAATCTGGAGGAAACGAAAATAAGATTGAGTCAAGAACACGAaaaggacatcgaagccttGCAAAAAGAGTACAAAGATAAATTAGAGCAAACGAAGAAAGAGTTGGAGGAAAATTTCATGGCGCAGAAAAAGCAGCTGGAGAAAAACATGACCGACAAGCTAGAAGAATCGAGGCGGAAGATGGTTGAAAag GAGGAGCGGGAGATTCAAAAATTAATTGCCGAAATGGACGAGGCTAAACTGGAGAACTTGAGGAAGGTAAAGGCCGAATTGGAAATCTGCTACGAAAAGGAGAGACAGGAAATTTTGGCGAATCTGAAGACGGAACTCGACGAGAGAAAGGGTGAGCTGCTGGAACTACGGAACCAAGAAATAGGAAAGTTGGAGAACGAACACGAACGTGATCTAGACGAAGAGAAACTCGCGAAACTTAACGAGATCAAACTGACTAAACAACATTCTGAAAGAATTAAAGCTTTGCAGACAGAATTGGACAAGAAGTTTGACGAATTACGCTCTCAGATACGGGAGCAGCAAAGGGAGAATATTTCGAAAATCACGGAGGAGCACGAGCAACATCTGGTTAAAATTGTACGCGATTTTAGAATCAAC GAGGATCGCACTCGCAAGATGTATAAGCAACATTTGGAGGAGATTCGTGCCGATTTTTCACGCGAAGTAGAAAAAGAAGCGAGGGAACAGACAGGAAGAGCTATTCCCCAAGAGAGCATCGAATTCGAGAAAATGCGTTGCGAAAAGCGACTGCTGCAAGACAAATATATGGCGTTGAGggagaaatatatgaaattaaagaaGGAGGTTCGTGCGGCTATCGACAAGAGGAACAGAAGGAAGGAGGGATACACCACGGCTTCGGAAACCGAAAGGTCAACGTCAACGAGAACGAGAACCGACGGAACCGAGTCATCGGAACAAAA TACTCCACTACGAAACACGCACTCGAGCTCGGCGACGACGAACACTAAAGCGCACGAGACTCAGACGACCATGAACGAGCAGTCGGAAGAATTACACGATCCGAACGAACCGAACGTTCAGAAGGCGAACTCGGGGTTTCAGAAGAGCACAGCTACGTCGAACGCGAAGAACGTGAGATTCCAACCTGACGACACTAGCATCGCCAGCGAGACGAACGCGAACACGACCATCACGAAGAAGAACATCATCAAGAAAGTAACCAGCACCGTGAAACCTACCGCTACCACCGGaaacaacaataataacaataataataacctCGAGAACCCGGTCGAGAACATTAGGAAACAATTGGAAAAGCTCGAGGATCTCGGTGATCAATTGCCAAGCAACGAAACGGCCTATACATTGCGTTATCCTTTCCAAGACAAAG CGCCGGCGAATGGCTCTTCGGAGCTGGAGTTCTTTCGACACCGAATTCACGTCGAAAGGGATTCAGTGAAGAGGGCACGGGAGGCGCTTCGACACCAGGAGAACGTATTCCAGGGACGGCAGAGGGCTTGGAAACAACGTAGCGTCCGAGCAACCCTCGAGCAATTAGTTCAG GAGGAACGCGAACTCTCGGACATGGAAGTGAACTTGCATCGAACTAAGAGCCTTCTGGGTGAGAAAGTGATCCAATTAAGGCACTTGGAGCAATCTCTGGAGAGATTGGTTAATGCTAAAACCAACGAAAATGACGCGACTACGACGAAAAACGAAGAACTGACGTTGAGCGATATATCTAGCGTGAGCAGTGTTATCAGTTCAACTGATTTGGGAACGGACACGTTTATAG AATTTGTTTTCGATCTTGTGGTCTTGATCCTTCGTACTCAGACAAACCGGATCACTACCAGGAGTCGACGGAAATCATCGCAAGCCTGGAAAACCTAA